One Hydrogenophaga crassostreae genomic region harbors:
- a CDS encoding glutathione S-transferase family protein: MTLPTLYGHHDSGHAYKVRLALTLARIDHAYVHVDIWLPHEQRPEPFRSLAPFKEVPLLVMDGRVLAQSDAILCQIAETFGVLGGESPERLARAREWLFWEANRIGMALPQLRYAKRFAPDAFSPDALLWIRSRFEKDIARLDEELARTQAFILDTAPSIADFALCGYLFWASEAGITPPAHVQRWLERIANLPGWLPPYELLKA; encoded by the coding sequence ATGACCCTGCCAACGCTTTACGGCCACCACGATTCCGGCCATGCCTACAAAGTGCGTCTGGCCCTGACCCTCGCGCGAATTGACCACGCCTATGTGCACGTCGACATCTGGCTGCCGCACGAACAGCGGCCTGAGCCCTTTCGCAGCCTGGCGCCTTTCAAAGAGGTGCCGCTGCTGGTGATGGATGGGCGGGTGCTCGCCCAGTCTGACGCCATCCTCTGCCAGATTGCAGAAACGTTCGGTGTTTTGGGCGGCGAATCGCCCGAACGCTTGGCACGCGCCCGTGAGTGGTTGTTCTGGGAAGCCAACCGCATCGGTATGGCTTTGCCGCAGCTGCGCTACGCCAAACGGTTTGCGCCCGATGCGTTTTCGCCCGACGCCTTGTTGTGGATTCGGTCGCGATTTGAAAAAGACATTGCGCGGCTGGACGAAGAGCTGGCCCGCACCCAGGCGTTCATTCTCGACACGGCGCCCAGCATTGCCGACTTCGCGCTGTGTGGCTACCTGTTCTGGGCCAGCGAAGCCGGCATCACGCCACCGGCCCACGTGCAGCGCTGGCTGGAACGCATTGCCAACCTGCCCGGCTGGCTGCCACCCTATGAGCTGTTGAAAGCATAA
- a CDS encoding PhzF family phenazine biosynthesis protein: MQQRPFKQVDVFTASPYRGNPLAVVLDGSDLDADTMQHFTNWTNLSECTFLLPPTPEGAAAGADYRVRIFCPGRELPFAGHPTLGSCHAWLEQGGLPKQSDVVQECGAGLIRIRRGGNRLAFAAPPRLRIGPLDEADVALIARGLGVARDDIVAHSWCDNGPNWRGVMLKSAEQVLALKPDSAVLAGLDIGVIGPRGKVGVIGSSAAGEAQFEVRAFFPGNAGMAEDPVTGSLNAALAQWLIGAGLAPEHYVASQGTALQREGRVHITRDADGSVWVGGSSVTCIDGTIQL; this comes from the coding sequence ATGCAACAACGCCCCTTCAAACAAGTGGATGTGTTCACCGCCTCGCCCTACCGGGGCAATCCATTGGCCGTGGTACTCGACGGCTCGGATCTGGACGCAGACACGATGCAGCACTTCACCAACTGGACCAACCTGTCGGAATGCACTTTCTTGCTGCCCCCCACACCAGAAGGCGCCGCCGCTGGCGCTGACTACCGGGTGCGTATTTTCTGCCCGGGGCGAGAGCTGCCGTTCGCCGGCCACCCCACCCTTGGAAGCTGCCACGCCTGGCTGGAGCAAGGCGGCCTGCCCAAACAATCCGATGTGGTTCAGGAATGTGGTGCGGGCTTGATTCGCATCCGCCGCGGGGGCAACCGGCTCGCATTCGCGGCGCCCCCACGGCTCAGGATCGGACCGCTCGATGAAGCCGATGTGGCGCTGATCGCGCGCGGCCTGGGCGTGGCGCGCGATGACATCGTGGCGCACAGCTGGTGTGACAACGGGCCGAACTGGCGCGGCGTGATGCTCAAGAGCGCGGAGCAGGTGCTCGCGCTCAAGCCCGACAGCGCAGTGCTCGCCGGGCTGGATATTGGCGTGATCGGGCCACGCGGCAAGGTCGGCGTGATCGGATCATCAGCGGCGGGAGAGGCCCAGTTTGAGGTGCGCGCCTTTTTCCCCGGCAACGCCGGCATGGCCGAAGACCCGGTCACCGGCAGCCTGAACGCCGCGCTGGCGCAGTGGCTGATTGGCGCCGGCCTGGCGCCCGAACACTATGTGGCCTCGCAAGGCACGGCCCTGCAGCGCGAAGGCCGGGTGCACATAACTCGCGATGCCGATGGCTCCGTCTGGGTCGGAGGGTCATCCGTGACCTGCATCGACGGCACCATTCAGCTGTGA
- a CDS encoding glutathione S-transferase family protein: protein MLRIWGRISSINVRKVVLTAQVLGLPFERTDAGMAHGVVQTPDYLAKNPNGLVPLLEDGGFALWESNAIVRYLCARERSPLYPEALQDRFNAERWMDWQQTRLNRASGAAFVQWIRTPAERRDAAAIAASVSTTEPLFSQLDEHLSKHAFMTGDALTMADVPIACEMHRWWGLPQPHPHWPHLERWYAQWRAMPASRAVLDLPLS from the coding sequence ATGCTGCGCATCTGGGGTCGAATCAGCTCGATCAACGTGCGCAAAGTTGTGCTGACAGCGCAGGTATTGGGCCTGCCGTTTGAGCGCACAGACGCCGGCATGGCGCACGGCGTTGTACAGACGCCCGACTACCTGGCGAAGAACCCCAACGGCCTGGTGCCGCTGCTGGAAGACGGTGGTTTCGCTCTGTGGGAGTCGAACGCAATCGTGCGCTACCTCTGCGCGCGAGAACGCTCGCCACTCTACCCAGAAGCGCTGCAAGACCGCTTCAACGCCGAGCGCTGGATGGACTGGCAACAAACCAGGCTCAACCGCGCCAGCGGTGCGGCATTCGTACAGTGGATTCGCACGCCAGCCGAGCGCCGCGACGCGGCCGCCATTGCCGCATCGGTGAGCACCACCGAGCCGCTGTTCAGCCAGCTCGACGAACACCTATCAAAGCACGCCTTCATGACCGGTGATGCGCTCACGATGGCCGACGTACCCATCGCATGCGAAATGCACCGCTGGTGGGGTTTGCCACAGCCGCACCCCCACTGGCCTCACCTAGAACGCTGGTATGCGCAATGGCGGGCTATGCCCGCCAGCCGTGCCGTGCTGGACCTGCCTTTGTCATGA
- a CDS encoding aminotransferase-like domain-containing protein yields MTTWTLARRAQKMNPSVIREILKITEKPGIISFAGGLPSPKTFPIAEFAAASERVLREDGQAALQYASSEGFAPLREHVAASLPWNVDPNQVLITTGSQQGLDLVAKVLVDEGSRIMVETPTYLGALQAFTPMEPTVVSVASDEQGVDIDDLQAKMGEGADAARFLYVLPNFQNPTGRSMSEARRAALVERAAALNLPLIEDNPYGDLWFDAPPPAPLTARNPEGCIYLGSFSKVLAPGLRLGYLVAPASVYPKLLQAKQAADLHTPGYNQRMVAEVIKDGFLDRHVPTIRALYKSQCEAMLAALEKEMAGLDVQWNRPDGGMFLWVRLPEGMSAIELLPKAVEAGVAFVPGAAFYADGADPRTLRLSFVTASVEQIGIGMAALAKAIRATLGG; encoded by the coding sequence ATGACCACCTGGACCCTCGCCCGCCGCGCCCAAAAAATGAACCCCTCGGTGATCCGGGAGATCCTCAAGATCACGGAGAAGCCCGGCATCATCAGTTTTGCAGGCGGTCTGCCTTCGCCCAAGACCTTTCCGATCGCCGAGTTCGCCGCCGCCAGCGAACGCGTGTTGCGCGAAGACGGCCAGGCCGCTTTGCAGTACGCCTCCAGCGAAGGCTTCGCGCCGCTGCGCGAGCATGTCGCGGCCAGCCTGCCCTGGAACGTGGACCCGAACCAGGTGCTGATCACCACCGGCAGCCAGCAGGGCCTCGACCTGGTGGCCAAGGTGCTGGTCGACGAAGGCAGCCGCATCATGGTGGAAACGCCGACCTACCTCGGCGCCTTGCAGGCATTCACCCCCATGGAACCCACGGTGGTGAGCGTGGCCAGCGACGAACAAGGTGTGGATATCGACGACTTGCAGGCCAAGATGGGCGAAGGCGCCGATGCCGCGCGCTTCCTCTACGTATTGCCCAACTTCCAGAACCCGACCGGGCGCAGCATGAGCGAAGCGCGCCGGGCCGCCCTGGTGGAGCGCGCCGCGGCGCTGAACCTGCCCCTGATCGAAGACAACCCTTACGGCGACCTGTGGTTCGATGCGCCGCCGCCCGCGCCGCTCACCGCCCGCAACCCCGAGGGCTGCATCTACCTGGGCTCCTTCTCCAAGGTGTTGGCGCCCGGTCTGCGCCTGGGCTACCTCGTGGCGCCCGCCAGCGTGTACCCCAAGTTGCTGCAGGCCAAGCAGGCGGCCGACCTGCACACGCCGGGCTACAACCAGCGCATGGTGGCCGAGGTCATCAAAGACGGTTTTCTGGACCGCCATGTGCCCACCATCCGCGCTTTGTACAAGAGCCAGTGCGAAGCCATGTTGGCGGCGCTCGAGAAAGAAATGGCGGGGCTGGATGTGCAGTGGAACCGGCCCGATGGCGGCATGTTTCTCTGGGTGCGCCTGCCCGAAGGCATGAGCGCGATCGAGCTGCTGCCCAAGGCGGTGGAGGCCGGCGTGGCCTTCGTGCCCGGTGCCGCGTTCTATGCCGACGGGGCCGACCCGCGCACGCTGCGCCTGAGTTTTGTCACCGCCAGTGTCGAGCAAATCGGCATTGGCATGGCGGCGCTGGCCAAAGCCATCCGCGCGACCCTGGGCGGCTGA
- a CDS encoding LysE family translocator, with protein MNSATLLAASLFAVVSSITPGPNNMMILASGVNFGFSRSLRHLFGITLGFGLMILLVGLGLHTLLERFPLIYSAMRWGGAAYLLWLAWKLANAGPPSVNAPTAAQPMGFFAAAAFQWINPKAWVMAVTAISTFLPSQAQPLQILALAALFVALNLPCVATWGAFGSAMRRILQDPRRLRVFNITMALALVGSLIPMLA; from the coding sequence ATGAACAGCGCCACGTTGCTCGCCGCCAGCCTCTTCGCCGTGGTCAGCTCCATCACGCCGGGCCCCAACAACATGATGATCCTGGCCTCGGGCGTCAACTTCGGCTTCAGCCGTTCACTGCGTCATTTGTTCGGCATCACCCTGGGTTTTGGCCTGATGATTTTGCTGGTCGGGCTGGGTCTGCACACCTTGCTGGAGCGCTTCCCGCTGATCTACAGCGCCATGCGCTGGGGAGGCGCTGCGTATTTGTTGTGGCTGGCCTGGAAGCTGGCCAACGCAGGGCCACCTTCGGTCAACGCACCCACCGCTGCACAGCCCATGGGCTTTTTCGCTGCGGCGGCGTTTCAATGGATCAATCCCAAGGCCTGGGTGATGGCAGTGACCGCGATCAGCACCTTCCTGCCCTCGCAGGCGCAACCCCTGCAAATCCTCGCTTTGGCGGCGCTCTTTGTGGCGCTGAACCTGCCATGCGTGGCCACCTGGGGCGCCTTCGGCAGCGCCATGCGCCGCATCCTGCAAGATCCCCGGCGCTTGCGGGTGTTCAACATCACCATGGCGCTGGCGCTGGTGGGGTCACTGATTCCCATGCTGGCTTGA
- a CDS encoding DMT family transporter, whose translation MTTATLTLDEDRRNQTLGLWLGFIGVFVFALTLPMTRLATGTADAPQLSPWFVTWGRAALAGCLSIAYLTITRSPLPKPEHRVPLALSLLGNAIGYPLLLGWALREVTASHAAVITALLPLATAAAAAWLMHQRARLGFWLFAALGSALVAIYSLLRAQQLGHGFGLSHADLLLLGAVVAASVGYVAGAKVTPSLGAERVISWVCVMALPITLPGAWFTWPEQPIALSSWLALGYVGVFSMWAGFFAWFRGLALGGALRVSQMQLLQPFISIVAAVPLLGESLDLMTLGFAMAVVATVFMGRKMAAPAPPRRPA comes from the coding sequence ATGACCACCGCCACACTGACCTTAGACGAAGACCGCCGCAACCAAACCCTGGGCCTCTGGCTGGGGTTCATCGGCGTGTTCGTGTTCGCGCTGACGCTGCCCATGACGCGGCTCGCGACCGGCACTGCCGACGCGCCGCAGCTCTCTCCCTGGTTCGTCACCTGGGGCCGCGCCGCACTGGCCGGTTGCCTGTCGATTGCCTACCTGACCATCACGCGATCCCCCCTCCCCAAGCCCGAACACCGTGTGCCGCTGGCGCTCTCGCTGCTGGGCAATGCCATCGGCTATCCGCTGCTGCTGGGCTGGGCGCTGCGCGAGGTCACCGCCAGCCACGCCGCCGTGATCACCGCCCTGCTCCCCTTGGCCACCGCCGCCGCGGCCGCCTGGCTGATGCACCAGCGCGCTCGCCTGGGTTTCTGGCTGTTCGCCGCCCTGGGCAGCGCGCTGGTCGCCATCTACAGCCTGCTGCGCGCCCAGCAACTGGGCCATGGTTTCGGCCTGAGCCATGCCGACCTTTTGCTGCTGGGTGCCGTGGTTGCGGCGTCGGTGGGCTATGTGGCCGGTGCCAAGGTCACGCCTTCGCTGGGCGCCGAGCGGGTGATCAGCTGGGTGTGCGTGATGGCGCTGCCCATCACCCTGCCCGGGGCCTGGTTCACCTGGCCGGAACAGCCGATCGCCTTGTCGTCCTGGCTGGCGCTGGGTTACGTGGGCGTGTTTTCCATGTGGGCAGGCTTCTTTGCCTGGTTCCGCGGGCTGGCCCTGGGCGGGGCGCTGCGCGTGAGCCAGATGCAATTGCTGCAACCCTTCATCAGCATCGTGGCCGCCGTGCCGCTGCTGGGCGAATCGCTCGACCTGATGACGCTGGGCTTTGCCATGGCGGTGGTGGCCACCGTGTTCATGGGCCGCAAGATGGCAGCACCGGCACCGCCAAGGAGGCCCGCATGA
- a CDS encoding LysE family translocator, with protein MTAAELSALLVLATATSFTPGPNTTLSTALAANRGLKGALHFVCAVPVGWGLLFALCAAGLGALVVAQPLLRWAVLIGGVAYLLWLAKRLWGSRSLSSVDETRLNVTFWQGVGLQFLNIKAWMLALSLVAGWVAGRPDAMLRFAQVLPLMLAFAFFSNFTYAWVGSVLRHWLAGPVVNGLPTGARLLAFNRIMAGALVLTALWMVISGAGMAPVKA; from the coding sequence CTGACCGCCGCCGAATTGAGCGCGCTGCTGGTCTTGGCCACGGCCACCAGCTTCACGCCCGGCCCCAACACCACGCTGTCCACCGCGCTGGCGGCCAACCGTGGTTTGAAGGGTGCGCTGCATTTTGTATGCGCCGTGCCGGTGGGCTGGGGCTTGTTGTTCGCGCTGTGCGCGGCCGGGCTGGGCGCGCTGGTGGTGGCGCAGCCGTTGCTGCGTTGGGCGGTGTTGATCGGCGGCGTGGCGTATCTGCTGTGGCTGGCGAAACGCCTCTGGGGCAGCCGCAGCCTGAGTTCGGTGGACGAAACGCGTCTGAACGTGACGTTCTGGCAGGGCGTGGGTCTGCAGTTTCTCAACATCAAGGCCTGGATGCTGGCGCTCTCGCTGGTGGCCGGCTGGGTGGCCGGACGGCCCGATGCGATGCTCCGTTTTGCGCAAGTGTTGCCGCTGATGTTGGCCTTCGCATTCTTCAGCAACTTCACCTATGCGTGGGTGGGCTCGGTGCTGCGCCATTGGCTGGCGGGCCCGGTGGTCAACGGCCTGCCCACCGGCGCGCGGCTGCTGGCGTTCAACCGGATCATGGCCGGGGCACTGGTCTTGACCGCCCTGTGGATGGTGATCAGCGGCGCCGGCATGGCCCCTGTGAAAGCATGA
- a CDS encoding aminotransferase-like domain-containing protein, whose protein sequence is MRQSALTLAEQLAERFAQRIRDRLLVPGTRLPSVRQCAAQQGLSPSTVVAAYDLLLAQGLVEAQRNRGFFVRQRGGLAQQTGAPFNAATAGTAIGVRAGPPVNAGALIRGMFQPPGERAQPGMGAFPPEWMENSFLQAAVRKVTTTKALNDASLRYGEPLGDAHLRRVLTARLQGMGLPVEAGQIITTMGATQALDIVSRTLLKAGDCVMVEEPGWAVEFARLNAQGLRILPVPRTPSGPDLAVMARYCEAHAPKLFVSVSVLHNPTGYCLSPASAHRVLQLAQAHDFYVVEDDTYSHIAPAHATRMSVLDGLQRTIYVSGFSKILAPNWRVGYLAAPPDWVERLLDTKLLTTLTTPSLLERALALCIEQGQLRRHAERIRQRLDGARSRSVKLAQGAGCRFVAEPAGLFGWVDTGVDTEALSQRLLDEGYLIAPGALFHAVRAPSTLMRINFATTQEPVFWQAFSRLLPAVR, encoded by the coding sequence ATGCGCCAATCGGCTTTGACCCTGGCCGAGCAACTCGCTGAGCGGTTTGCCCAGCGCATCCGCGACCGCTTGCTGGTCCCGGGTACGCGGCTGCCCAGCGTTCGCCAGTGCGCGGCGCAGCAGGGTTTGAGCCCTTCCACGGTGGTCGCGGCCTACGATCTCTTGTTGGCTCAGGGCCTGGTGGAAGCGCAGCGCAACCGGGGCTTTTTCGTGCGGCAGCGGGGCGGGCTGGCCCAGCAGACGGGCGCCCCGTTCAACGCGGCCACCGCGGGCACGGCCATTGGCGTGCGGGCCGGCCCGCCGGTCAACGCGGGCGCGCTGATCCGCGGCATGTTCCAGCCGCCCGGTGAGCGTGCGCAGCCGGGTATGGGTGCCTTTCCTCCCGAGTGGATGGAGAATTCGTTTCTTCAAGCGGCGGTGCGCAAGGTGACGACCACCAAGGCTTTGAACGATGCTTCGCTGCGCTACGGCGAGCCGCTGGGCGATGCCCACCTTCGCCGTGTGTTGACCGCGCGCTTGCAGGGCATGGGCTTGCCTGTGGAGGCGGGGCAGATCATCACCACCATGGGCGCGACGCAGGCGCTGGACATCGTGAGCCGCACCTTGCTGAAGGCGGGGGATTGCGTGATGGTGGAGGAGCCTGGTTGGGCGGTGGAGTTCGCGCGGCTCAACGCCCAGGGGCTGCGCATCTTGCCGGTGCCCCGGACACCATCGGGGCCCGATCTGGCGGTGATGGCGCGGTATTGCGAGGCGCATGCGCCCAAGCTGTTCGTCAGCGTCAGCGTTTTGCACAATCCGACAGGTTATTGCCTGTCCCCGGCCAGTGCACACAGAGTGTTGCAGCTGGCGCAGGCGCACGATTTTTACGTGGTGGAAGACGATACCTACAGCCATATTGCGCCCGCCCATGCCACACGCATGAGCGTGCTCGATGGTTTGCAGCGCACCATCTACGTCAGCGGGTTCTCCAAAATCCTGGCGCCCAACTGGCGCGTGGGCTATCTGGCGGCGCCACCGGATTGGGTGGAGCGCTTGCTCGACACCAAGCTGCTCACCACCCTGACCACGCCGAGCTTGCTGGAGCGGGCGCTGGCGTTGTGCATCGAGCAAGGCCAGCTGCGACGCCATGCAGAACGCATTCGCCAGCGGCTGGATGGCGCACGCAGCCGCAGCGTGAAGCTTGCGCAGGGGGCAGGGTGCCGCTTCGTGGCCGAACCCGCGGGTTTGTTTGGTTGGGTGGATACGGGGGTGGACACCGAGGCGCTGTCACAGCGTTTGCTCGACGAGGGCTATTTGATCGCGCCCGGGGCCCTGTTTCACGCCGTGCGAGCGCCGAGCACGCTGATGCGCATCAACTTCGCCACCACGCAAGAGCCCGTCTTCTGGCAGGCCTTCAGCCGTTTGTTGCCGGCCGTTCGCTGA
- a CDS encoding hybrid sensor histidine kinase/response regulator has product MAASPEQLALDFQRAVQDLHQERLHTQQLLAEVERQNHELDRLRSSVHRESNSRLLAEEALDETRDRLQLAVEAAGLALWDWQLPSDQVFLTARWGEMLGDISMDGYWDAKSLRERAHPDDRSKLKGLTQSLLLGHQTRGVAQFRVRTADGWLWIESHGMVAEHDSRGTPIRLMGTHADISERKRLEAEGLQARELAEQASIAKSEFLANISHEVRTPLNALMGLTRLLMDSTLTAEQRSWLDLMDNSAHALLGLLNDVLDLSRIEAGKLDIEKVPYRLHETLEELSTLYAGQAHAKSMEWTLQLSGNLPNMVEGDPGRLRQVLANLLSNALKFTPQGGQIRISAQVQADTQGHRSMQLRVQDSGVGIAKDHQATIFDAFTQADASTARRFGGSGLGLAICAKLTKLMGGQIELVSELGQGSTFTVTLPLIEPSIANDDPKSAPAELHEVARASERFAGLTVLVAEDHPVNELLINQLLRRLGCKVRNARDGAEAVVQWSKGGVDLVLMDVQMPGTNGLQATQQIREQEVLQGKRHTPIVAVTANAMKGDREACLAAGVDGYTPKPVSPQALIRAMDDVLRRTTGLASGHTPPAVIATERKVPAAANALDLDKLRRRLDGDEATLHQLAQAMRSDLGQRLQQMQNALQTQNHELAIAHAHGLKGSLGSMTAERGARLAKGLELAALGRDWSLFSRALPLMLAEAQQIDLALAALLSERPATNG; this is encoded by the coding sequence ATGGCCGCCTCGCCCGAACAACTCGCCCTGGATTTCCAACGTGCTGTGCAGGACCTTCACCAGGAGCGACTGCACACGCAGCAACTCCTGGCTGAGGTAGAGCGGCAAAATCACGAACTCGATCGGCTGCGCAGCTCGGTTCACCGCGAATCCAATAGCCGCCTGCTGGCCGAGGAGGCGCTTGACGAAACCCGCGACCGCCTGCAACTCGCGGTAGAGGCGGCTGGCCTTGCCTTGTGGGACTGGCAATTGCCATCGGATCAGGTATTCCTCACCGCTCGCTGGGGAGAAATGCTGGGTGATATCAGCATGGATGGGTATTGGGACGCCAAGAGCCTGCGCGAGCGAGCGCACCCTGATGACCGCTCCAAGCTCAAGGGCTTGACCCAAAGCCTGCTCCTTGGCCATCAGACCCGCGGAGTGGCGCAGTTCCGGGTACGCACCGCCGACGGATGGCTGTGGATTGAAAGCCATGGCATGGTTGCCGAGCACGACAGCCGGGGAACGCCGATCCGCCTGATGGGCACCCATGCCGATATCTCGGAGCGCAAACGGTTGGAAGCCGAAGGTCTGCAGGCCCGTGAACTGGCAGAGCAAGCCAGCATAGCGAAGAGCGAATTTCTGGCCAACATCAGCCACGAAGTGCGCACGCCGCTGAACGCGTTGATGGGCCTCACACGGCTGCTGATGGATTCCACGCTCACCGCAGAGCAGCGGTCGTGGCTGGACCTGATGGACAACTCGGCACACGCCCTGCTCGGACTGCTCAACGACGTACTGGATCTGTCCCGCATCGAAGCGGGCAAACTTGACATCGAGAAGGTGCCCTACCGACTGCACGAAACCCTTGAGGAGCTCAGCACCCTGTACGCAGGCCAGGCCCACGCCAAATCCATGGAGTGGACACTGCAGCTTTCGGGCAATTTGCCCAACATGGTGGAGGGAGACCCCGGGCGGCTGCGCCAGGTGTTGGCCAACCTGCTCTCGAATGCCTTGAAATTCACACCCCAGGGCGGCCAGATTCGCATTTCAGCCCAGGTGCAAGCCGACACCCAGGGGCATCGCAGCATGCAATTGCGGGTTCAGGACAGCGGCGTGGGCATTGCCAAGGACCATCAAGCGACCATATTTGACGCCTTCACCCAGGCCGACGCCTCCACGGCCCGCCGTTTCGGCGGCAGCGGGCTGGGCCTCGCCATCTGTGCCAAGCTCACCAAGCTCATGGGCGGGCAGATCGAACTGGTCAGCGAACTGGGCCAGGGCAGCACCTTCACCGTGACGCTGCCACTGATCGAGCCGAGCATTGCCAATGACGATCCCAAGAGCGCGCCGGCAGAGCTCCATGAGGTGGCTCGGGCCAGCGAGCGCTTTGCTGGCCTGACCGTGCTGGTGGCCGAGGACCATCCGGTCAATGAGCTGCTGATCAACCAGTTGCTCAGGCGCCTGGGTTGCAAGGTGCGCAACGCACGCGACGGGGCCGAGGCGGTGGTGCAATGGAGCAAAGGCGGTGTGGATCTGGTGCTGATGGATGTGCAGATGCCGGGTACCAACGGTCTGCAGGCCACGCAACAGATTCGCGAGCAGGAGGTGCTTCAGGGCAAACGCCACACGCCCATCGTGGCGGTTACCGCGAATGCCATGAAAGGTGACCGTGAGGCATGCCTGGCGGCCGGCGTAGACGGCTACACCCCCAAGCCCGTCAGCCCGCAGGCGCTGATTCGCGCCATGGACGATGTGCTGCGGCGAACGACCGGCCTTGCCTCTGGGCACACACCGCCAGCGGTGATCGCGACAGAGCGCAAGGTGCCGGCCGCAGCCAACGCCCTGGATCTGGACAAATTGCGGCGGCGGCTGGATGGCGACGAAGCCACGTTGCACCAGCTCGCCCAGGCCATGCGCAGCGATTTGGGCCAACGGCTGCAACAAATGCAAAATGCGCTGCAAACGCAGAACCACGAACTGGCCATCGCCCACGCCCATGGACTCAAGGGATCCCTGGGTAGCATGACGGCCGAGCGTGGCGCGCGCCTGGCCAAAGGGCTGGAACTGGCCGCTCTCGGTCGCGACTGGTCACTCTTCAGCCGCGCGCTGCCTTTGATGCTGGCCGAGGCTCAACAAATTGACCTGGCTCTGGCTGCGCTGCTCAGCGAACGGCCGGCAACAAACGGCTGA